CAGGCCCTGGAGGCCCCCGATCCCGGCGCGCGGCACAGCCGCCCCTCGCAGAGGACACTTGTCACCAGGCGTCCCCGGCTCGGGCGTCGGCGGGAGGCGGCTGGAAGCCCCGGAAAGGCGGAGAGAGGGAGCGGGCGCGGGCGGCGGTGACTCAGCCTGGAGCGCGGGGGCGGGCGCGCGCGGGGGGGAGGCGATCCCGCGCGCGCGGCCGGGCGGCGGCGCCGGGCCCGGAGGGGTTAAGTGGGCGGTGCCGGcggcgccccgccccccgcccgggCCGGCCCCCCCGCGGCCGCGGCGCCCGGCCTTATTTATAGCGGCGACGCGCAGCGGGTCGCGTCTCTCCCGCTGGCCCCGGCCGCGGCGTTCCCAGGCACCGCGCGCAGCGGCCCCGCGCCCCGCAGCGAGAGCGCCATGGAGCGGCCGGCGCCCCTGGCCGTGCTGCCCTTCTCGGACCCCGCGCACGCGCTGAGCCTGCTGCGCGGGCTGAGCCAGCTCCGCGCGGAGCGCAAGTTCCTGGACGTGACCCTGGAGGCGGCGGGCGGGCGCGACTTCCCGGCGCACCGCGCCGTGCTGGCGGCCGCCAGCCCCTACTTCCGCGCCATGTTCGCCGGGCAGCTGCGTGAGAGCCGCGCGGAGCGGGTGCGCCTGCACGGCGTGCCGCCCGACATGCTGCAGCTGCTCCTCGACTTCAGCTACACGGGCCGCGTGGCGGTGAGCGGCGACAACGCCGAGCCGCTGCTGCGCGCCGCCGACCTGCTGCAGTTCCCGGCCGTGAAGGAGGCGTGCGGCGCCTTTCTGCAGCAGCAGCTCGACCTGGCTAACTGCCTGGACATGCAGGACTTCGCCGAGGCCTTTAGCTGCGCGGGGTTGGCGAGCGCGGCTCAGCGCTTCATCCTGCGCCACGTGGGCGAGCTGGGCGCCGAGCAGCTGGAGCGGCTGCCGCTGGCGCGCCTGCTGCGCTACCTGCGCGACGACGGGCTGTGTGTGCCCAAGGAGGAGGCCGCCTACCAGCTGGCGCTGCGCTGGGTGCGCGCCGAcccgccgcgccgcgccgcgcaCTGGCCGCAGCTGCTCGAGGCCGTGCGCCTGCCCTTCGTGCGTCGCTTCTACCTGCTGGCGCACGTCGAGGCCGAGCCACTCGTGGCGCGCTGCCCGCCCTGCCTGCGCCTCCTGCGCGAGGCGCGCGACTTCCAGGCGGCGCGCTATGACCGCCACGACCGTGGGCCCTGCCCCCGCATGCGCCCGCGCCCCTCCACCGGCCTCGCCGAGATCCTCGTGCTTGTGGGGGGCTGCGACCAGGACTGCGACGAGCTGGTCACCGT
This genomic interval from Equus quagga isolate Etosha38 chromosome 5, UCLA_HA_Equagga_1.0, whole genome shotgun sequence contains the following:
- the KLHL21 gene encoding kelch-like protein 21 — its product is MERPAPLAVLPFSDPAHALSLLRGLSQLRAERKFLDVTLEAAGGRDFPAHRAVLAAASPYFRAMFAGQLRESRAERVRLHGVPPDMLQLLLDFSYTGRVAVSGDNAEPLLRAADLLQFPAVKEACGAFLQQQLDLANCLDMQDFAEAFSCAGLASAAQRFILRHVGELGAEQLERLPLARLLRYLRDDGLCVPKEEAAYQLALRWVRADPPRRAAHWPQLLEAVRLPFVRRFYLLAHVEAEPLVARCPPCLRLLREARDFQAARYDRHDRGPCPRMRPRPSTGLAEILVLVGGCDQDCDELVTVDCYNPQTGQWRYLAEFPDHLGGGYSIVALGNDIYVTGGSDGSRLYDCVWRYNSSVNEWTEVAPMLKAREYHSSSVLDGLLYVVAADSTERYDHTTDSWEALQPMTYPMDNCSTTACRGRLYAIGSLAGKETMVMQCYHPDTDLWSLVDCGQLPPWSFAPKTVTLNGLMYFIRDDSAEVDVYNPTKNEWDKIPSMNQVHVGGSLAVLGGKLYVSGGYDNTFELSDVVEAYDPETRAWSVVGRLPEPTFWHGSVSIFRQFMPQTPSGGRGFELDSGSSDMDVGRGHRPPQNPGELH